The bacterium DNA segment TGAATTCTAAATTTTGAATTTTGAATTGAAGGTTTAAGTTTATAAAATTTTTTCCCTTTTAATTCAAAATTCAACATTCAAAATTCATAATTTTATAAAGTTTTCCTTAAGATTATCTAAACACATACATTTTGTAAAGTGTTATGGAATTAACTATATATTTTTATCCAAGCTCAGAGGATGAGCAAATCCTCTGGTATGCACAATAGAGGCAATTGTTATAAGCTGGAGTGGGATTAAAGATTTTTCTTCTTATGCCATCTGCGGTAAATCTTATCTTTTCCTC contains these protein-coding regions:
- a CDS encoding PD-(D/E)XK nuclease family protein gives rise to the protein MYGLSWYKLHGKIPKVSLIFLESGVAGEYELSPKDLEKTEEKIRFTADGIRRKIFNPTPAYNNCLYCAYQRICSSSELG